Proteins found in one Sulfuricurvum sp. genomic segment:
- a CDS encoding diguanylate cyclase has product MRGISIEFKMIIGAILFAVFLVGFERFQFSENIVQQFLESKKSKNKLLIDTISPVIGLNISLGLNDANTEYLNQIVKQNRDLLNFDLIDSNGFRIFHYEKNPLPESQKIVDGIRYASQVIKDPVTGENAGTVNLYFDDHEYQAMMQKNREITMKIFAISFVMLMIFILFVKREFKFLKKLSEHVLQYDPQINNFTLQKSDRSDEVGVIHNAIISMVAKINGYATLLDDLNHSLAIKVEERTQELQEANLQLKELSLTDSLTHLSNRRSLAIHLQDVWELAKRNHSIVSIIMCDIDHFKQVNDKYGHIVGDGVLKDIAKILKESLKRKSDFLARYGGEEFMIVLYEVDIRAAEELCASIQKNLQNIDKFEYRDVKLNPITMSFGISSSIPGETDEYNDLIKRADAALYQAKESGRNRFISMN; this is encoded by the coding sequence ATGCGCGGTATCAGTATTGAATTTAAAATGATTATCGGTGCGATTTTGTTTGCCGTGTTTTTGGTGGGTTTTGAACGGTTCCAATTTTCGGAAAACATTGTTCAGCAATTCCTCGAATCTAAAAAGTCAAAAAATAAATTATTAATTGATACGATTTCCCCTGTCATAGGGTTGAATATCTCTTTGGGATTGAACGATGCGAATACGGAATATTTAAATCAAATTGTCAAACAGAACCGTGATTTGCTCAATTTTGATCTTATAGATTCAAACGGATTTAGAATATTCCATTATGAGAAAAATCCATTGCCGGAATCCCAAAAAATAGTCGACGGGATCCGTTATGCAAGCCAAGTCATCAAGGATCCCGTTACCGGAGAAAATGCCGGCACCGTAAATTTATATTTCGACGATCATGAATATCAGGCAATGATGCAAAAAAATAGAGAGATAACGATGAAAATTTTCGCTATCAGTTTTGTCATGCTCATGATTTTCATTTTATTTGTTAAGAGAGAGTTTAAGTTTTTAAAAAAGCTGAGCGAACATGTATTGCAATATGACCCGCAGATTAATAACTTTACTCTTCAAAAATCGGACCGGAGTGATGAAGTCGGTGTAATCCATAATGCCATTATCTCGATGGTAGCCAAGATCAACGGGTATGCAACCTTGTTGGATGATTTGAATCATTCATTGGCTATCAAAGTCGAGGAAAGAACACAAGAATTACAAGAAGCAAACTTGCAGCTTAAAGAGCTTTCCCTAACGGATTCGCTAACCCATTTATCCAACAGAAGAAGTCTTGCGATCCATTTGCAAGATGTATGGGAACTGGCTAAACGCAATCACAGTATCGTATCGATTATTATGTGTGATATTGACCATTTTAAACAGGTCAATGATAAATACGGACATATCGTCGGTGATGGGGTACTAAAAGATATTGCAAAGATATTGAAAGAGTCGCTAAAGCGAAAAAGTGATTTCCTGGCACGATACGGCGGTGAAGAGTTTATGATCGTGTTGTATGAAGTCGATATCCGTGCCGCGGAAGAGCTGTGTGCAAGTATCCAAAAAAATCTACAAAATATCGATAAATTCGAATATAGAGATGTTAAATTAAATCCGATCACTATGAGTTTCGGAATCAGCAGCAGTATTCCCGGCGAGACGGATGAGTATAACGATTTGATAAAACGTGCGGATGCTGCTTTGTATCAAGCAAAAGAATCGGGTCGGAACCGTTTTATCTCTATGAATTAA
- a CDS encoding TonB-dependent receptor: MSKKILLHAIVLSSLTASYASDNNAEINDFKSLLENVSTLATKKSLNVDYMPSVVSIVDAQTYLDAGIQNVGEALGMLPGIQMQLSPMGYSMATVRGFKNPNAYLSDKIKILIDGVAINNEVSGSGDFYMDFPLQLVDRIEVLRGPNSTTQGSGAFYGTVNIITKLGNSKEENKIFLGTGSYSTLSAGANIYTLSNNWKLFSDGYVTRNDKSLPIEGSTTKTNEAMRDVSIGFKAVNGDFEFLTRYKRSVYGNFYGFEEDPKLIWLSPNEHINSYFFSQASYKANVNEVGIETKVNFSQRELNEGSFIAEKAVTASRFAAVGVTNMQEGFYFTEKLREQNFEAETIFTLPKINSNEIIAGVGARYVRIPQDDYYNSVENAITQNLSTILSSTNYNSFRYRASREPAFWANPTTNFIRANQTRTIGYGYIQDLISLTPKVDVILGARVDDYSDIGTKLSQRAAVVYRADDKTIFKLLYGSAFRAPTFTEAYANGHINYRAGTENIKPEETDTYEAVALYTPDFNNKFSLDFFYSNLKNVIDLEEFSNTIPGYQNYNDRRSKGIEFEYSFQSKPNHNFYFNASYIETGYTVPPENDYPVSVNQSMPDISKVMLKAMYVYRPIDSLSFGTTWQYYSQTTQSQLGWIVEDGVDTTVHQQHIVDETLTYKFSASSEMRATVKNIFNEDIRQPSYYYNTDGGIKREGRNYLFSYVQRF, from the coding sequence ATGTCCAAAAAAATTCTATTACACGCTATAGTACTCTCATCACTTACTGCATCCTACGCATCAGATAACAATGCGGAAATCAATGATTTTAAATCGCTTTTAGAAAATGTAAGCACTTTGGCAACAAAAAAATCGCTGAATGTGGATTATATGCCCTCTGTTGTCAGTATTGTCGACGCACAAACCTACCTCGATGCAGGGATACAAAATGTCGGTGAAGCGTTAGGGATGCTCCCGGGTATCCAAATGCAGCTTAGCCCCATGGGATATAGTATGGCGACGGTCAGAGGTTTTAAAAACCCGAATGCCTATCTTTCGGATAAAATAAAAATTCTTATCGACGGTGTTGCAATCAACAATGAAGTTTCCGGTTCCGGCGACTTTTATATGGACTTCCCTCTCCAGCTTGTCGATCGCATAGAGGTCCTCCGTGGACCGAACTCCACGACCCAAGGTTCCGGCGCGTTTTACGGTACCGTTAACATCATTACGAAACTGGGAAATTCGAAAGAAGAAAACAAAATTTTTCTCGGTACCGGCAGCTACAGTACATTGAGCGCCGGAGCAAATATTTATACACTTTCGAATAATTGGAAACTATTTTCCGATGGCTACGTTACGAGAAACGACAAATCTCTCCCCATCGAAGGTTCTACAACAAAGACGAATGAAGCGATGAGAGATGTCTCCATCGGATTTAAAGCCGTAAACGGTGATTTTGAGTTCCTTACCCGATATAAACGGAGTGTTTACGGAAACTTTTACGGTTTTGAAGAAGATCCGAAACTGATTTGGCTTAGTCCGAATGAGCATATCAACTCATACTTTTTCTCACAAGCCTCGTATAAAGCAAACGTCAATGAAGTTGGAATCGAAACAAAAGTAAACTTTTCACAAAGGGAACTGAACGAGGGTTCTTTTATTGCCGAGAAAGCAGTGACAGCCAGCAGATTCGCTGCAGTAGGTGTCACGAATATGCAAGAGGGCTTTTACTTCACCGAAAAACTCAGAGAACAAAACTTTGAAGCAGAAACCATCTTTACCCTTCCAAAAATAAACTCGAATGAGATCATAGCCGGTGTCGGAGCCCGGTATGTGAGAATACCGCAAGATGACTATTATAACAGTGTTGAAAATGCCATTACCCAAAACCTCTCTACGATCCTATCAAGTACGAATTACAACTCATTCCGTTATAGAGCCTCAAGAGAACCCGCATTTTGGGCAAATCCGACCACGAATTTCATCCGAGCCAATCAAACCCGAACGATCGGATATGGCTATATTCAGGATTTAATCTCGCTTACTCCGAAAGTGGATGTCATTTTGGGTGCACGTGTTGATGACTATTCCGATATTGGTACAAAATTAAGCCAAAGAGCCGCCGTTGTATATCGGGCAGATGACAAAACAATCTTTAAACTCCTTTACGGTTCTGCATTTCGCGCTCCGACCTTTACCGAAGCCTATGCCAACGGGCATATCAACTACCGTGCCGGAACCGAAAACATCAAACCTGAAGAGACCGATACGTATGAAGCTGTCGCACTCTATACACCGGATTTTAATAATAAATTCTCACTCGATTTCTTCTACTCGAACCTTAAAAATGTTATTGATTTGGAAGAGTTCTCCAATACGATTCCGGGATACCAAAATTACAACGATAGAAGAAGCAAAGGGATTGAGTTTGAATACAGCTTTCAGTCAAAACCCAACCATAATTTTTATTTCAATGCTTCCTACATCGAGACAGGATATACCGTCCCTCCGGAAAACGATTACCCCGTTTCAGTGAATCAATCCATGCCAGATATTTCCAAAGTCATGTTGAAAGCTATGTATGTCTATCGACCGATCGACAGCCTCTCTTTCGGTACGACTTGGCAGTATTATTCTCAAACAACCCAATCACAACTGGGATGGATTGTAGAGGACGGCGTGGATACGACCGTTCATCAGCAACATATCGTTGATGAAACACTCACCTATAAATTTTCGGCATCCAGCGAAATGCGGGCAACCGTCAAGAACATATTCAACGAAGATATCAGACAACCAAGCTATTACTATAATACAGACGGCGGGATCAAAAGAGAAGGCCGAAACTATCTTTTTAGCTACGTGCAACGGTTTTAA
- the pgeF gene encoding peptidoglycan editing factor PgeF, producing the protein MKTIESNLLSAFTAISACFTTRHGGVSQNPYSDANLAFHVGDNPIDVLANHDLLAHRLGYDRQSLIHMRQIHSDRITIIDETYTFDTPPECDALITDRPNIPLMVMSADCTPILLYDPVHQAIGAVHAGRAGALNEIVPKTIESMRETFGSMPDEIYAVLGPSISGCCYAINSAIAEETVSKGYPEALRYENEKIFLDVNTILLTQLNRLGMKNVEVIEECTSCLNDRYFSYRADQQHTGRIAGVIILR; encoded by the coding sequence ATGAAAACAATCGAGTCAAACCTTTTATCCGCTTTTACCGCTATTTCCGCCTGTTTTACGACACGTCACGGCGGAGTTTCCCAAAACCCCTATAGTGATGCAAACCTCGCGTTTCATGTCGGAGACAACCCGATTGATGTCTTGGCAAACCATGATTTACTCGCGCACCGATTAGGCTATGATCGACAATCTCTGATCCATATGCGCCAAATCCATTCCGATCGGATCACCATTATCGATGAGACCTACACTTTTGATACGCCGCCCGAATGCGATGCATTGATAACCGACCGTCCCAATATCCCTTTAATGGTAATGAGTGCCGATTGTACCCCTATCCTCCTCTACGATCCGGTTCATCAAGCGATCGGTGCCGTTCATGCCGGACGCGCAGGGGCACTCAATGAAATCGTTCCAAAAACCATTGAATCCATGAGAGAAACCTTCGGTTCAATGCCTGATGAGATTTATGCCGTTTTAGGCCCCTCCATCAGCGGCTGTTGTTATGCAATCAATTCCGCTATTGCAGAGGAAACAGTTTCAAAAGGATATCCGGAAGCACTCCGGTATGAAAACGAAAAAATCTTTTTGGATGTCAATACAATCCTCCTAACCCAATTGAATCGGTTGGGGATGAAAAATGTAGAAGTGATAGAGGAATGCACATCCTGCCTAAATGACCGATATTTTTCCTATCGGGCAGATCAACAGCATACGGGGCGTATTGCCGGAGTGATTATTCTCCGATAA
- the dxs gene encoding 1-deoxy-D-xylulose-5-phosphate synthase: MNIKNFTLPELEALSQKIRDRILEVVSTNGGHLSSTLGATEIIVAMHKVFDSTKDPFIFDVSHQSYAHKLLTDRWDEFATLRQFNGLSGYTKPSESESDYFVAGHSSTSISLGVGAAKAIALKNEQESRIPVVVIGDGAMSAGMAYEALNELGDRKYPMVIILNDNEMSIAKPIGAISRMLSSAMASPFYQRFKKKTEQFVDNFGEGAHYLAKRFEESFKLITPGILFEEMGIEYIGPVDGHDLKSLIEILSMAKAMGKPVLVHIQTIKGKGYEIAEGKHEKWHGVSPFDLKSGTANAKSSTKSATQIYADALMEQALKNDKIVGVTAAMPSGTGLTQLMEKFPDRFWDVAIAEQHAVTSMAALAKEGFKPFCTIYSTFMQRGYDQVIHDVCLMDLPVVFAMDRAGIVGEDGETHQGAFDISFLRLIPNMTLCAPRDEKSFYHLIDYVVGYDRPCAIRYPRGSFVEAELPKSVPYETGKSQLLISNDSNRLFIGYGSGVGRAAQTMEFMEDQPSLLDLRFVKPLDTTMLAQMAQKYKEWYVFSDSARMGGVGSALLEWLSEAKITDVQVVSFEYGDEFIKHGNTKLVEESLGLLPSQLAERVIGE, from the coding sequence ATGAATATCAAAAATTTTACTTTGCCCGAACTTGAAGCGTTATCCCAAAAGATACGGGATCGTATTTTGGAAGTGGTAAGCACAAACGGCGGGCATCTAAGCTCGACTTTGGGAGCAACTGAGATCATTGTTGCGATGCACAAAGTATTTGATTCCACAAAAGACCCTTTTATCTTTGACGTCTCTCACCAATCGTATGCGCACAAACTTTTGACCGACAGATGGGATGAATTCGCAACCCTTCGTCAGTTCAATGGATTAAGCGGGTATACAAAGCCCTCAGAATCTGAGAGCGACTATTTTGTAGCCGGGCACAGTTCAACCTCTATTTCGCTCGGTGTCGGTGCCGCAAAAGCAATCGCTTTGAAAAATGAGCAGGAGAGCCGTATTCCCGTTGTCGTGATTGGAGATGGGGCGATGTCAGCCGGGATGGCGTATGAAGCGCTTAATGAGTTGGGTGATCGCAAATATCCGATGGTGATTATCCTTAACGACAATGAAATGAGTATCGCTAAACCGATCGGAGCAATCAGCCGAATGCTCAGTTCTGCGATGGCCAGTCCTTTTTATCAGCGTTTTAAAAAGAAAACGGAGCAGTTCGTTGATAATTTCGGCGAAGGGGCCCATTATCTTGCGAAACGGTTTGAAGAATCGTTTAAACTCATCACTCCGGGGATTTTGTTTGAAGAGATGGGGATAGAATATATCGGTCCGGTAGATGGGCATGATTTGAAATCGTTGATTGAAATTTTGAGCATGGCAAAAGCGATGGGCAAGCCTGTCTTGGTCCATATCCAGACGATTAAAGGCAAAGGGTATGAAATAGCCGAGGGGAAACACGAAAAATGGCATGGGGTTTCACCGTTTGATTTGAAAAGCGGAACCGCAAATGCAAAAAGTTCAACGAAAAGTGCTACCCAGATTTATGCAGATGCCTTGATGGAACAGGCACTTAAGAATGATAAGATCGTAGGGGTTACCGCTGCTATGCCCAGTGGTACGGGATTAACACAGCTTATGGAAAAATTCCCGGATCGTTTTTGGGATGTAGCCATTGCCGAGCAGCATGCCGTGACGTCGATGGCGGCTTTGGCGAAAGAGGGATTTAAACCGTTTTGTACGATTTATTCTACTTTTATGCAGCGCGGATACGATCAAGTCATCCATGACGTCTGCTTGATGGATTTACCGGTGGTATTTGCGATGGATCGGGCGGGAATCGTCGGTGAAGACGGTGAAACCCATCAGGGAGCTTTCGATATTAGCTTTTTACGGTTAATTCCCAATATGACACTGTGCGCACCGCGTGATGAGAAATCCTTTTATCATCTTATTGACTATGTAGTCGGATATGATCGACCTTGTGCTATCCGCTATCCGAGAGGCTCATTTGTGGAAGCCGAACTTCCGAAATCAGTCCCGTATGAGACCGGAAAATCGCAATTGCTCATTTCCAATGATTCAAACCGATTGTTTATCGGATACGGCAGCGGTGTGGGCCGTGCAGCGCAAACGATGGAATTTATGGAGGATCAGCCTTCCTTACTGGATTTGCGTTTTGTAAAACCTCTAGATACTACTATGTTGGCACAAATGGCGCAAAAGTATAAAGAATGGTATGTGTTCAGTGACTCGGCACGTATGGGCGGTGTCGGAAGTGCTTTGCTTGAATGGCTGTCGGAAGCGAAAATCACCGATGTGCAGGTGGTCAGTTTCGAATATGGGGACGAATTTATCAAGCACGGCAATACCAAGCTTGTTGAAGAGTCGCTTGGGCTCCTGCCCTCTCAGTTGGCAGAACGGGTTATCGGAGAATAA
- the fliH gene encoding flagellar assembly protein FliH: MDVVIQQDRSGAHNISKYQFKILSSLSGASIGEAREELGAHEGVVERRKESLATPKDELIESLMKKADEMSSNVIKMQMRLEAMQEEHAQALEEAKKAGYEEGVAAGIAQEQAQRAGQNAQSHDQLAQSVKTLENAAAEFVTALVSIQKELTHTALEIAKEVIGIETHDNSSKIAAKLSGDLIEELKDASKITLRVNPADHGFISEKVGSLSHVEVLSDRAISPGGVVAISDAGNIDSEIKKRYERLKRSLLLES, from the coding sequence ATGGATGTGGTTATTCAACAGGATCGTTCCGGTGCACATAACATCAGCAAATACCAATTTAAAATTCTCTCCTCTTTGTCGGGGGCCAGTATCGGAGAGGCGCGAGAAGAGCTTGGTGCCCATGAGGGTGTCGTAGAACGCCGTAAAGAGAGCTTAGCCACTCCCAAAGATGAATTAATCGAATCGCTTATGAAAAAAGCGGACGAGATGAGCTCCAATGTGATAAAAATGCAAATGCGTCTCGAAGCGATGCAAGAAGAGCATGCTCAGGCTCTTGAGGAGGCTAAAAAAGCCGGATATGAAGAGGGTGTGGCAGCCGGAATCGCTCAAGAACAAGCGCAGCGTGCAGGACAGAATGCACAATCGCACGATCAACTCGCCCAATCGGTTAAAACGCTTGAAAATGCGGCTGCTGAATTTGTAACGGCATTGGTATCGATCCAAAAAGAGTTGACCCATACGGCATTAGAGATTGCGAAAGAGGTGATCGGTATCGAAACGCATGACAACAGTTCCAAAATCGCGGCCAAACTTTCAGGTGATTTGATTGAAGAGCTCAAAGACGCTTCCAAAATCACTCTTCGGGTTAACCCTGCCGATCATGGATTTATATCGGAAAAAGTGGGTTCTTTATCCCATGTAGAGGTATTGTCTGATCGTGCGATCAGTCCAGGCGGAGTTGTTGCGATCAGTGATGCCGGGAATATCGATTCTGAGATCAAAAAGCGTTACGAGAGACTTAAGCGATCACTTTTACTCGAATCCTAA
- the fliG gene encoding flagellar motor switch protein FliG translates to MNLTPSQQANFDEMSMTQKIAILLVQLGEDVTATIFARMNVEAITEISKYIANNRSIEKNLGAAVLEEFYAIVQSNQYLNTGGLEYAREILYKALGPDEAKKVLERLSKTMQNTQNFAYLSKIKPQQLADFIMTEHPQTIALILAHMDPSAAAETLYIFSDDLRAEVAMRMAKLGDISPSIIKRVSAVLESKLESLASYKVEVGGPRAVADVFNRLGSKASKATLSQIEQLDQELAASIKEMMFTFEDIVDLDGNSVREILKSVDKNDLMLALKSSADELKEKFYANMSQRAKDSFIEEMQFLGAVKVKEVEGAQRKIVDAVQALAEQGVLQLGESEELVE, encoded by the coding sequence ATGAATTTAACACCGTCCCAACAAGCAAATTTCGATGAAATGAGCATGACGCAAAAAATTGCGATTTTATTGGTCCAATTAGGCGAAGATGTTACCGCTACTATTTTTGCGCGTATGAATGTTGAAGCGATTACCGAAATATCCAAATACATTGCAAACAACCGTTCTATCGAGAAGAATTTGGGTGCTGCCGTATTGGAAGAATTTTATGCGATCGTGCAATCCAATCAGTACTTAAATACCGGCGGTCTTGAATACGCGCGTGAAATTTTGTATAAAGCTCTTGGACCGGATGAAGCGAAAAAAGTGTTGGAACGTCTGAGTAAGACAATGCAAAATACCCAAAACTTTGCCTATTTGTCTAAGATCAAGCCTCAGCAATTGGCAGACTTCATTATGACGGAGCACCCACAGACAATCGCCCTTATTCTTGCCCATATGGACCCTTCCGCAGCGGCAGAGACTTTGTATATTTTCTCGGATGATCTTCGTGCGGAAGTAGCGATGAGGATGGCAAAACTGGGTGATATTTCACCGTCCATCATTAAGCGGGTCAGCGCAGTATTGGAGTCCAAACTCGAATCGTTGGCAAGCTACAAAGTGGAAGTGGGCGGACCTCGCGCCGTTGCCGACGTCTTCAACCGTTTGGGATCGAAAGCATCGAAAGCGACACTCTCACAAATCGAGCAGCTTGACCAAGAGCTTGCGGCGTCGATTAAAGAGATGATGTTTACGTTTGAAGACATCGTGGATCTTGACGGAAACAGTGTGCGTGAGATTCTCAAATCGGTCGATAAAAACGATCTTATGCTGGCGCTTAAAAGTTCTGCCGATGAACTCAAAGAGAAATTTTATGCCAATATGTCGCAACGTGCGAAAGACTCCTTTATCGAAGAGATGCAATTTTTGGGTGCCGTCAAAGTCAAAGAGGTGGAAGGTGCTCAGCGTAAAATCGTTGATGCCGTTCAGGCATTGGCAGAACAGGGTGTACTGCAATTGGGTGAATCTGAAGAGCTGGTGGAGTAA
- the fliF gene encoding flagellar basal-body MS-ring/collar protein FliF translates to MDFKALFSQLVVFFGKLNQAQKTIIGAAVAGIVAFLVFLVVYTSDGGSGENGGYQVLFDSLSSQDAAQVVQQLEKDKIPYKIPRENVIEVPKDVVYKERITIASMGIPKEGHVGFELFDKQEFGATNFDQEVKFRRALEGELARSIDSLAPVEKSSVSLALPKETLFVSEAVPPSASVMVQLKADQKLLPKQIRGIKKLVASAVPKLTPENVALIDSDGETLGDDDAASAMGELSSMQQQFKTKEEKKQEEKILNVLAPFIGGKDRIVAKVTIEYDFSEQSSTSEKFDPDSVVRSEQTSEEKRDGGTPASAQVGGVPGAVSNIGPVQGLGGNATGEKYEKTTGTTNYEISKTVSTTKMEFARIKRMTAAVAVDGKYEAKKGSDGQPTEEKEYIPLDETQLQAIDALVKQSIGVDEKRGDVVTVRNFEFQTTKEGESKTPVTKTTAFIDTYLAPFSTLFKYLFVAVILFIAYKKIIIPFAERMLEFSRDEEEFEKPNLEIADDEDEDLVEKVQQMRKKVESQLGLGESFNEDELKYDVLLEKVREIAEEHPEEIASLIQTLIDEESIPSDMNKR, encoded by the coding sequence ATGGATTTTAAGGCCCTTTTCTCGCAACTTGTTGTTTTTTTCGGAAAGCTTAATCAAGCACAAAAAACTATTATCGGTGCGGCAGTTGCAGGAATAGTGGCATTTTTAGTCTTTTTGGTCGTATACACCTCCGATGGTGGAAGCGGCGAGAACGGAGGCTATCAAGTCCTCTTCGATTCATTAAGCTCTCAAGATGCTGCACAAGTGGTGCAACAACTCGAAAAAGATAAAATCCCCTATAAAATCCCCCGTGAAAATGTCATAGAAGTCCCAAAAGACGTTGTATACAAGGAACGTATTACGATTGCTTCTATGGGGATTCCAAAAGAGGGGCATGTCGGTTTTGAGCTTTTTGACAAACAAGAGTTCGGTGCGACCAATTTTGACCAAGAGGTGAAATTTCGACGTGCGTTGGAAGGTGAACTTGCCCGTTCGATTGATTCATTGGCACCGGTTGAAAAATCGAGTGTCTCTCTTGCCTTGCCGAAAGAGACCCTTTTCGTATCGGAAGCCGTTCCCCCATCAGCATCCGTTATGGTCCAGCTGAAAGCAGATCAAAAACTTTTACCGAAGCAAATCCGCGGGATTAAAAAGCTAGTCGCTTCGGCAGTTCCGAAACTGACTCCTGAGAATGTCGCTTTGATCGATTCGGACGGAGAGACACTTGGAGATGATGATGCGGCATCGGCTATGGGCGAACTCTCTTCCATGCAGCAGCAGTTTAAAACCAAAGAAGAGAAAAAACAGGAAGAAAAAATTCTGAATGTTCTCGCTCCGTTTATCGGAGGAAAAGATCGTATTGTTGCAAAGGTAACGATTGAATACGATTTTTCAGAGCAAAGTTCTACATCCGAAAAATTTGATCCGGACAGCGTCGTCCGCAGTGAACAAACCAGTGAAGAGAAACGTGACGGAGGAACTCCCGCTTCCGCCCAAGTCGGAGGAGTTCCGGGAGCTGTAAGCAACATCGGACCGGTTCAAGGGTTGGGTGGAAACGCAACCGGTGAAAAATACGAAAAAACAACCGGAACTACCAATTATGAAATTTCAAAAACGGTTTCAACAACAAAAATGGAGTTCGCCCGTATCAAACGGATGACGGCTGCCGTTGCGGTAGATGGAAAATACGAGGCTAAAAAAGGATCAGACGGACAGCCGACGGAAGAGAAAGAATATATCCCTTTGGATGAAACGCAGCTCCAGGCGATCGATGCATTGGTAAAACAATCGATTGGTGTAGATGAAAAACGGGGAGATGTCGTTACTGTACGTAATTTTGAATTCCAGACAACGAAAGAGGGGGAATCTAAAACTCCTGTAACTAAGACAACGGCATTTATTGATACGTATTTGGCACCATTCTCAACCTTATTCAAATATTTGTTTGTTGCCGTGATTTTGTTTATCGCGTACAAAAAAATCATTATTCCGTTCGCAGAACGTATGCTTGAATTCAGCCGTGATGAAGAGGAATTTGAAAAACCGAATCTGGAAATCGCAGACGATGAGGATGAAGACTTGGTAGAAAAAGTTCAGCAAATGCGTAAAAAAGTGGAAAGTCAGCTTGGACTTGGGGAAAGTTTCAACGAAGATGAGCTTAAATACGATGTATTACTTGAAAAAGTACGTGAAATTGCGGAAGAACATCCGGAAGAAATTGCCTCGCTTATTCAGACGCTAATTGATGAAGAATCAATTCCCAGCGACATGAATAAGCGATAG
- the hisC gene encoding histidinol-phosphate transaminase, producing the protein MKFNSALENIKSYEAGKPIELVVREYGITKEDIVKLASNENPFGCSPKVKDAVRAIIDNMALYPDDSMVKLKTALSDKYGIKDNELVIGAGSDQVIEFAIHAKAHAGSKVLMNSVTFAMYEIYAKQVGAQIIRTASREHKMKEFYALYQEHKPSIIFLCTPNNPTGDGLKAEEMISFIEKVDSDTLVIVDGAYMEYARFKNPAYAVEPRDLIEKFDNVLFLGTFSKAYGLGGMRVGYGIAQAPIIETLYKVRPPFNITTLSLEAASVALEDEAFVQACIADNFEQMKRYEEFARIKGIDVIDSYTNFVTLSLPEEKNSSKIAQELLKKGMIVRDLSSYGLNAIRVTIGTSIQNDRFFELTDPLL; encoded by the coding sequence ATGAAATTTAACAGTGCATTAGAAAATATCAAATCGTATGAGGCGGGGAAACCAATCGAATTAGTGGTTCGGGAATACGGAATTACCAAGGAAGATATTGTTAAATTGGCAAGTAATGAAAATCCGTTCGGATGTTCACCGAAAGTCAAAGATGCAGTACGTGCTATTATCGATAACATGGCCCTGTACCCGGATGATTCGATGGTAAAACTCAAAACGGCTTTATCCGATAAATACGGTATTAAAGACAATGAATTGGTTATCGGCGCGGGCAGTGATCAGGTGATCGAATTTGCGATCCATGCCAAAGCTCATGCCGGAAGCAAAGTACTGATGAACAGCGTGACCTTTGCGATGTATGAGATTTACGCCAAACAAGTCGGAGCACAGATAATCCGTACTGCATCACGCGAGCACAAGATGAAAGAATTTTATGCCCTCTATCAAGAACATAAGCCATCCATCATTTTCCTTTGTACCCCTAATAACCCGACGGGAGATGGGCTTAAAGCGGAAGAAATGATTTCGTTCATTGAAAAAGTAGACAGTGATACTTTGGTGATTGTGGATGGTGCATACATGGAGTATGCCCGTTTTAAAAATCCGGCATATGCGGTAGAACCGCGCGATTTGATCGAAAAATTTGATAACGTCCTCTTTTTGGGGACGTTTTCCAAAGCATACGGTTTGGGAGGGATGCGTGTCGGATACGGAATCGCTCAGGCACCTATCATTGAAACACTCTATAAAGTTCGTCCGCCGTTTAATATAACGACGCTTTCTCTGGAAGCGGCATCGGTTGCTCTGGAAGATGAGGCTTTTGTTCAAGCATGTATCGCCGATAATTTTGAGCAAATGAAACGTTATGAGGAGTTTGCACGTATCAAGGGGATCGATGTGATTGATAGTTATACCAATTTCGTCACTTTATCGCTTCCTGAAGAAAAAAATTCATCAAAAATTGCGCAAGAACTCTTAAAAAAGGGTATGATTGTACGTGATTTAAGCAGTTACGGATTGAATGCGATTCGCGTTACAATCGGAACATCGATTCAAAATGATCGATTTTTTGAACTCACCGATCCTTTATTATAA